One window of Methanobacterium alkalithermotolerans genomic DNA carries:
- a CDS encoding DUF3467 domain-containing protein, translated as MNEKQNKAEKRIPVVIPSESPKIYATGAFGGHSAHDFRILFFSEEPLEQDEPLNSGSFNVMREVKAQLVLPPLAAKQLATWLTKQVDKFENQVGVIPDPTDKKKDGDNK; from the coding sequence ATGAATGAAAAACAAAATAAAGCAGAAAAAAGAATCCCGGTTGTAATTCCTTCAGAATCCCCAAAAATTTATGCTACAGGGGCTTTTGGAGGCCATAGTGCCCATGATTTTAGAATTTTATTTTTTTCTGAAGAACCACTGGAGCAAGATGAACCATTAAATTCAGGATCATTCAATGTTATGAGGGAAGTGAAGGCTCAATTAGTTCTACCTCCCTTAGCTGCAAAACAATTAGCAACATGGCTGACTAAACAGGTAGATAAATTTGAAAATCAAGTGGGCGTTATACCAGATCCGACAGATAAAAAAAAAGATGGGGATAATAAATAG
- a CDS encoding AbrB/MazE/SpoVT family DNA-binding domain-containing protein yields the protein MTSETKISKGFQTVVPSHIRKKFDVGPGDILEWKPTEKGAEIKFRKKVTIDDIYGICDGPKTNAVKLKKKIQRGEKL from the coding sequence ATGACTTCAGAAACTAAAATTTCAAAAGGTTTTCAAACTGTGGTTCCATCACATATAAGAAAAAAATTTGATGTTGGCCCGGGAGACATTTTAGAATGGAAACCCACCGAAAAGGGGGCAGAAATCAAATTCCGTAAGAAAGTAACTATAGATGACATTTATGGAATATGCGATGGGCCAAAAACCAATGCTGTAAAGCTTAAAAAGAAAATACAAAGAGGAGAAAAGCTTTGA
- a CDS encoding type II toxin-antitoxin system VapC family toxin: protein MIFIDSSFFIAAINKKDQWHQKAGEILPIIKNEEKIISELILSESVTLIGSLFGGKTGIKLFNYILDNHEIHYLDKNLIFDAMEIFLKYDGTLSFADSVSVQIMKDLQIEKIVSFDSDFDKVKKIRRIYSE from the coding sequence TTGATATTTATTGATTCTTCTTTTTTTATTGCCGCAATTAATAAAAAAGATCAGTGGCACCAAAAGGCTGGTGAAATTCTTCCCATAATTAAGAATGAAGAAAAAATTATTTCAGAGTTAATTTTATCTGAATCCGTGACACTTATTGGAAGTCTTTTTGGGGGTAAAACAGGTATAAAACTGTTTAATTACATCTTAGATAATCATGAGATTCACTATTTAGATAAAAATCTGATTTTTGATGCAATGGAAATATTCCTGAAATATGATGGAACCTTATCCTTTGCTGATTCTGTATCAGTGCAAATAATGAAAGATTTGCAAATAGAAAAAATAGTTTCATTTGACTCTGACTTTGACAAAGTTAAAAAAATCAGGAGAATTTATTCCGAATAA
- a CDS encoding helix-turn-helix domain-containing protein has protein sequence MTSVLKGIFGDTKRISILEELVENWGEFLTIDEIARISNTSPKTAYRHINELNHIGILEQSGLKPKQFKLKEDDKRAVALSILESEEYLS, from the coding sequence ATGACAAGTGTTCTAAAAGGAATTTTTGGTGATACTAAAAGGATTAGTATTCTAGAAGAGCTTGTTGAGAATTGGGGAGAATTTTTAACAATTGATGAAATAGCTAGAATTTCTAATACATCTCCTAAAACCGCTTACCGTCATATTAATGAACTAAATCACATAGGCATTCTGGAACAAAGTGGATTAAAACCAAAACAATTTAAATTAAAAGAAGATGATAAAAGGGCAGTGGCATTATCTATTCTTGAGAGTGAGGAATACCTTTCGTAA
- a CDS encoding sulfurtransferase TusA family protein — translation MSKQKIDVTGETCPVPLVEARKALKKASPGDVIEITGNHPASKKEIPMAVEALGLELVDVKEKNGIWTIKIRK, via the coding sequence ATGAGTAAGCAAAAAATAGATGTAACCGGTGAAACCTGCCCGGTGCCCTTAGTCGAAGCAAGAAAGGCCCTGAAAAAAGCATCCCCTGGAGATGTGATAGAGATAACCGGTAACCATCCTGCTTCAAAAAAAGAAATTCCCATGGCTGTTGAAGCACTGGGTCTGGAATTAGTGGATGTAAAAGAAAAAAATGGGATATGGACCATCAAAATCCGTAAATAG
- a CDS encoding DsrE/DsrF/DrsH-like family protein encodes MTDKTTIIVHSGDMDKVYSALIIGNGALSMGMEASLYFTFWGLERLKKDGLEKGPLSKMNMGGLGKKMINSRMEKANVASLERLMTDYKELGGKIIACEMTMEIMGVEKDEMRQDLIDEYGAVGTYIQEARDSKITLFI; translated from the coding sequence ATGACGGATAAAACAACCATTATTGTTCACAGCGGCGATATGGACAAAGTGTACAGTGCACTTATTATTGGTAATGGGGCCCTATCCATGGGTATGGAAGCTTCATTATACTTTACTTTCTGGGGATTAGAACGCTTAAAAAAAGATGGACTGGAAAAAGGACCTCTCTCTAAGATGAATATGGGTGGTCTTGGCAAAAAAATGATCAACAGCCGCATGGAAAAAGCCAATGTAGCATCATTGGAAAGATTAATGACAGATTATAAAGAACTTGGCGGTAAAATAATAGCCTGTGAGATGACCATGGAAATCATGGGGGTTGAAAAAGATGAAATGCGCCAGGATCTAATAGATGAGTACGGAGCAGTGGGTACTTACATCCAGGAAGCTCGGGATTCAAAAATAACCCTGTTCATATAA
- a CDS encoding cysteine desulfurase family protein — MFEDYIYLDNASMTRLDERVFEKMKPYFFDTYALPTSESGYSMGVEAKEVLEKSRENIAKILGAESSEFIFTSGFTESSNIALKGVVGALKRKGSHIILSKIEDYSVLNTAKALEKEGFKVTYLDVDNTGRVDPEVLKDSITSKTILVSIQHANQEIGTIQNIKAIGELCQEKEVIFHTDATHSFKRIPLDVKKIPVDLITMSAHTIHGPSGIGGLYIRKGTPLKKWMDGGFQEFNRRAGLENIPGAVGFAKAAHLVTVEENQALKKMRDHLMDRILSEVPQSILNGHKTNRTPQNVNITFEFVEGESITLHLDMRGFAVSTGSACFSRSLDPSHVILGIGGDHERAHGSVRFTLSRFTTMDDVNRAADAVASVVENLRKISPLG; from the coding sequence ATGTTTGAAGACTACATCTATCTGGATAATGCTTCCATGACCCGTCTGGATGAGAGGGTTTTTGAAAAAATGAAACCCTATTTTTTTGATACATATGCCCTACCCACCTCAGAATCAGGATATTCAATGGGAGTTGAAGCTAAAGAGGTGCTGGAAAAAAGCAGGGAGAATATTGCTAAAATTTTAGGTGCTGAAAGTTCTGAATTTATTTTCACATCAGGATTCACCGAATCAAGTAACATAGCTCTTAAAGGTGTGGTAGGGGCATTAAAAAGAAAAGGTTCACATATCATCCTGTCAAAAATTGAAGATTATTCTGTTTTAAATACGGCTAAAGCTCTGGAAAAAGAGGGCTTTAAGGTTACCTATCTTGATGTTGATAACACAGGGAGGGTAGATCCGGAAGTTTTAAAAGATTCCATCACCTCAAAAACCATTCTGGTTTCTATTCAGCATGCTAATCAAGAAATTGGAACTATTCAGAATATTAAAGCCATAGGAGAACTGTGTCAGGAAAAAGAAGTTATTTTTCATACTGATGCTACCCACAGCTTCAAGAGAATACCCTTAGATGTTAAAAAAATTCCAGTAGATTTAATTACCATGTCTGCACACACGATCCATGGCCCTTCAGGTATTGGTGGTCTTTATATCCGGAAAGGAACTCCCCTTAAAAAGTGGATGGATGGTGGTTTTCAGGAATTCAACCGTCGTGCTGGTCTGGAAAATATTCCCGGTGCAGTTGGCTTTGCAAAAGCAGCCCATCTGGTCACAGTAGAAGAAAACCAGGCTTTGAAAAAAATGCGTGACCACTTAATGGATAGGATTCTCTCAGAAGTGCCCCAATCTATTCTAAACGGTCATAAAACTAATAGAACACCTCAAAATGTTAATATAACCTTTGAATTTGTAGAAGGAGAATCCATAACCCTGCACCTTGATATGCGAGGGTTTGCAGTAAGTACCGGGTCGGCCTGTTTTAGTCGTTCCCTGGATCCCAGCCATGTTATTCTGGGTATAGGAGGAGATCATGAAAGGGCTCATGGTTCAGTAAGATTTACACTTAGTCGCTTCACCACCATGGATGATGTGAATCGTGCTGCTGATGCCGTGGCCAGTGTGGTGGAGAATTTAAGGAAAATCAGCCCCCTGGGATAA